The region AGATGGCCAGGAACGTGGCGCCGACGACGCCCACGCGCGACAGCGTCACCATGGCCACCAGCACGACGAGCACCGCGTACACGCCCAGCGTCAACAGCGCGGTGGGGACGGTGTTGGCCGAGCCCTCCATGGACAAGAACTGGAGGATGAAGACAGCGGGCATGTCGACCAGCGCCGTGCCCAGCGCGGGTTGACGGCCGAGCGCCGGATAGCGCCGCGCGCCAGCCCACAGCACGACGGCCACGCCCAGATAGACGAGCAGGACCGGCGTGGACACCCGCCAGTGGTCGAGCGTGCCCACGATGAGCCAGGCCGCCGCGCCCGCGATGCGGATGCGATGGAGCCACTCGCCCACGTCCGCGCGCCACGCATCCAGGCGTCGCTGAAGGGTGCCCTCGACCTGCGCGCGGGTCGCCATGGAAGCCAGACGCTAGCGCAGCGACCGGCCCGCCTCCAGGAACGCGCCGGAGTCTCGCCGCGCGGTCTGGACTATCTTCCGCGCGCATATGGCAAGCATCGGTCACGTGGCGGTGGGGTTGGCCCTGGGGAGACATGAAGCAGGGTCGGCGGGTTGGCGGCGGCGAGTGACCTTGATGGGGTTCCTCTCCCTGCTCGCCCTGCTGCCGGACGCGGACGTCATCGCCTTCGCGCTGCGCATCCCCTACGCGGCGACGTGGGGACATCGCGGCGCGTCCCACTCGTTCGCCTTCGCCGCGCTGCTGTCACTCGCGGTGGCGATTGCAGCGCGAGGACTGGGCGAGTCCGCCACGCGCTGGGGCTTCGTGTCCTTCCTCGCCCTCGCCAGTCATGGGGTGTTGGACTCGCTCACGGATGGAGGACTGGGGCCCGCGCTGCTGTGGCCCTTCACGAATGCGCGCATGTTCGCGCCCGTGCGGCCCCTGCCCGTGGCGCCCATCGGCGTGGGGATGCTGTCGCCTCGGGGCCTGTATGTGGCGACGGTGGAGTTCCTCGTCTTCCTCCCGTGCTGGGCCTACGCGCTGTGGCCTCGCACCCGTCCATCGCGAGCGTGAGCCATGCGCCTGTTCACCGCCGTCACCCTGGGAGCGGACGTCGAGGCACGCGCCACCGAGGGCATGCGTGCGCTGCGCGACCGCGCTCCTCGCGCGCGCTTCGTCCAGCCCGAGGGCCTGCACCTGACGCTGCTGTTCCTGGGTGACGTGCCGGAGTCGCGCCTGGACTCGCTGCGCGAGGCGCTGGAGCCCGTGGGCGTGATGCACGCGCCCTTCACGCTGTCCGTGGGCGGCGGTGGCTTCTTCGGGCCGCCCGCGCACCCGCGCGTGCTCTGGGCGGACGTGCGCGGAGACGTGACGGCGCTGAAGGCGCTCCAGGCCGAGGTGGCCCAGGCGCTCGAGCCGCTCGGCTTCACCTCGGACCACGCGGAGTACACCGCGCACCTCACGCTCGCGCGCACCCGCGAGCCTCGGGGAGATCCTGCCCTGGCGGACTGCGCGAGGGCCCTGGTGGGCAGCGACTGGGGCCATGCTCGCGTGGACGGGTTCGTCCTGTTCGAGAGCCGCAATGGCCAGTACGTGCCGCGCCTGGAGGTTCCGCTCATCGCGTGAGCCGCTGGCATCGAGGCTGCAGTTCCCCCACCCGGCGCGACGGAACGCGCGAAAGGACGAGTGCATGCGTTGGGGAGGAGTCTGGGGAATGTGGCTGGTGGCCCACGTCGCGGTCGCGGCGCCACAGCCCTCGCTGGAGTCGAAGCTGGAGACCGGAGACCTCGTCTTCCAGACCTCTCGGTCGAGCCAGTCCGAGTCCATCCAGCGGGCCACGCACAGCCCGCTGTCCCACGTCGGGCTGGTGGAGGTCACCTCCTCGGGCGTCTTCGTGGTGGAGGCGGTCCAACCCGTGAAGCGCACCCCGTTCGCGGCGTGGCGAGCACGGGGGGCAGAGGGACACATCCTCGTGCTGCGGCCCCAGGCGCTGGACGCGGCCCACCGTCAACGCGCTGTGACAGAAGCGAAGCGGCACCTGGGCAAGCCCTATGACGCGCGCTTCGGCTGGGGCGATGACGCGATGTATTGCTCGGAGCTGGTGCGCAAGGCGTACGCACGGGGCGCGGGCGTCGAGTACGGCCAGATGGAGCGGCTGGACTCACTCGACCTCGCGGATGTGAAGGCCGCCCTGTCGCGTCGCTACCGGGGACGCGTTCCAGCGAATCTGGAACTGGTGACACCCGTGAGTCTCTCGAAAGATGAGCGGATGGCTCGGGTGTTCTCGGATTTCCCAAGCCTTCCCTGAGTCATGAATCACCGAGGTGCGTGAGCGCGCGAACGACACACGAGCGCGGCTAGGATGGCTGCATGCAACGCATCTGGTGGATGGTCCCCCTGCTCGCGCTCGCCGCGTGCAAGGACGCGGGCTCGACCCGCGCGGTGAGAGCCACGGTCACGTACACGGGCTTCCTGCCCGGCTGCATCCGCGTGCTCGCGCGAGACACGGCCACGGGCGAGGAGCGCTCGACCACCGTGGCGGGCAAGGGGACGCGCGAGGAAGGCGGCTCGGTGGTGGTGGCCATCTTCCCGCCCGAGAAGTGGGGCAACGCGCTGGAGGTGGAGGCGCGCGCCTTCGAGGTGTCCTGCGACGCGAAGGCCGTGGTGCAGCGCACGAACTCCGTGACGCTGACGAAGGAGAGCGTCCCGGAGAAGGTCACCCTGGCGCTGGCCGCGACCGACTCGGACCATGACGGCTTCGTCAGCGAGCTGACGGGCGGCTCGGATTGCTCGGACGTCGATGATGCCATCCACCCTGGCGCCGCCGAGCGGTGCAATGGCGTGGACGATGATTGCAATCAATTGAAGGACGACGACCTGCGGCTCGGTGAAACCTGCACGGGCGTGGGTGGCTGCGGCGGCGTGCGCGCTTGCGGCACCCATGGCGAGGTCTTCTGCAACAGCCCCGCGCCGCGCCTGGCGTATCCCGACAAGGACCACGACTCGCACGGCGAGAAGGGCGCGGCGGCGCAGCCGTTCTGTGACGCCATCCCGTCGGACTTCGTGTCCGCGGTGGGCCATGAGAACGACGACTGCGATGACACGCTCGCCAGCAGGTATCCCGGCGCGACCGAGCTGTGTGACGGCGTGGACAACGACTGCAGCGGAAAAGCCGATGAGGCCTTCGAACTCGACACGGCCTGCACGCCCCAGCGCGACTGCGATGGTTTGTGGAAATGCGACGCCAACAAGGTGGGGCGCACCTGTGTGGCCCAGCGGCCCATCCCCACGTGGTACCTGGACGACGACGACGACACCTACGGCGACGACGCCATCAAGCAGCAAGCCTGCTCACAGCCTCCGCACTACGTGGCGCGCGGCAACGACTGCAACGACGGCAACCCCTTCACGAACCCCGGCGCGACCGAGCTGTGCGACGGCGAGGACAACGACTGCAGCGGGCAGAATGAGCCGAGCAGCGCCACCTGCTCCGGAACCAACTGGGTCTCCACCGTCGTGGGCTCCAATTCGCGCACCTGGTATCAGATTTCGCTCTGGGGCGACCACGGTGTCTGGGTCGCGGGGACGAGCAGCGGGCGCGCGGTGAAGACACCGGGCTCGACCACGTTCACCGTCCTGCCGGGGTCATGCAGCTCGGACCTGTACGCCGTCTGGGCAGACGACTCTGGGACGGCGTACCTCGGCGGAACGAATGGCACGCTCGTCACCCAGACCGCCACCAGCACGAGCTGCACGCCCCAGCAACCCACCGGCGTCGGTAGTTATGTGTATGGCCTGACGGGTGTCCCCTCGGCGTCGGGGCTCATGCTCTATGGCGTGGGCGGCGAGCAGGAGACCATCGACAACGGGCACCTGTTCACCTGGTCTCCCGCTTCGGGCGCCGCGGTCGGCGAGGGCATCGAGGACCAGGTCATGTATGACATTCACGCGTCCTCGCCGGACACCATCACCGCGGTGGGCGGTGGCCTGACCACGCCCGTCATCCGCCGGTATGACCGCGCGGCGAACGTATGGCGCCCCCAGACCATCACCGGCAGCAATACGGGCAACCGGCTGTACGCCATCTCTGTCGTCAACGAGCGGCTCGCCTACGCAGGCGGAAACAACGGCATGCTCCTCCAGTCGAATGGCGCCGCGTGGACGCGGGTCTCCGGCACCCCCTTCGGCTCGGAGCGCATCTATGGCATCCAGGCCTTCGGCGCGGGCTCCATCTACGTGGCGACGGACGCGGGGAGGATCTACCGCTACAACGGCAGCACCTGGACGCGCCTGCTCGATACCTCGGGAGCGCTGAAGTACATCCGAGGCACCAGCCCCGAGGACCTCTGGGCCACGGGCGACGGCGGGCGCATCTTCCACTGGCCCAAGTGAGGTTCAGCTCACGCGCCGAGCCACCACGAAGCGGCGCGTGAAGCGGAACGGCGTCCCTCGCGGATAGGCGGGGTACGCCTCGCGCAGTCGGGGGCGCAGTGCATCCAGGAACGCGGGGGACTCCTCGGGCCCCAGCGCCGCGAGCACCGGCCGCAGCGTCGTCCCGAGCAACCACGCCAGCACTGCGTCCTCCCCCGGCAGCACGTGCAGGTACGTCGTCTCCCACGCCTCCACCGACAGGCCCAGGCCCGCGAGGAGCGTCTCGTACGTCTCCAGCGTCTCCACCGGCCGGCGGCGCACGGGCGCGACCTTGGACGCGAAGCGCGGCAGCGCGCGCACCTCGTCGACGAGCCGATGCGAGGGCGCCTCGAAGTTGGCGGGCACCTGAAACGCCAGCACGCCCTCGGGCGCCAGCGTGCCAGCGAGCCGCGTCAGCAAGGCCGCATGGTCCGGAACCCAGTGCAGCGCCGCGTTGGACACCAGCACGTCCAGGGGCCGAGGAGGGGCCCAGGTGGCGAGGTCCGCGACCTCGAAGCGCAGGTTCGCGGGCACCTCGCGCACCCGCGCCTCCGCGACCATGGCCTCGGAGGAGTCCACGCCCGTCACCCGTGCACCGGGCCAACGCTCGGCCAGCACGCGCGTGAGGTCACCCGTGCCACAACCCAGGTCCGCCACCTCCGCGGGCGTGGCCACCTCCACCCGGGAGAGCAATTCGAAGAAGGGGCGGCTCCGCTCGCCGCGAAAGTGCGAGTACTGCCTCGGGTCCCACATGGTGCCCTCCCGGCTCGCGAGCGAGCCCGCCCCGTTGTAACGCGCCGCCCGCGTCAGCGCCGCACGCGCAGCACCTGGAAGCCCTTCCCTCCCGAGCCGAAGCCCTGGACGTTCTGCGCGCGCACCAACAACTCACCTGAGGGCAGCTCGCCCCACACGTCCATCAGCGCGGGCTCCGCGTCACTCGCGCGCTCGAAGCTCAGCGCCTCGTGCCACGTCGTTCCGTCGCGACTGGTGAAGACGTGGACCCTTCCGTCCTCGGGTGGCTGGACATCGCCGCTGTCATCGCGGCTCGTGCTCAGCACCCAGCCGCCTCCTGGCAGCGGCTCCAGCGAGGACGCCGGGCCGGGCAGCGTGAGGAGCGCATCCACGCGCCCGTTGGCGAACAGGCGCAGCAGCTTGGGGTGCTCCGGCTCGAAGAGCGTGGCCTGTCCAAACAGGAGCGCGCCATTGTCCATCACCGCGCCCGCCGCGCCCGTGGCCGCATAGCCACTCAGCACGAGCGACCAGGTGCGCCCCCCATCCGTCGAGCGCATCACCGCCGAGTGCGCGCGGCTGTTTCCGAAGCTCGCCCACAGCACGTTGCGCGTGGGGTCCGCGAAGAGGGCCACGCCCATGCGCCGGTCCTCGAACGTCGCGCGCACGGTCCACGTGGCGCCCTGGTCCAGGCTGGCCCACAGCCGCACGGGGACGCTGGTGGGCGAGAACGTCTGGTACTCCAGGAAGAAGAGCGTGCTCCCCAGCACCGCGAAGGAATGCGGCGACGCGGCGTGGTACCGCCCCAAGGGCAGCACATCCGTCCACGTGCGCCCTCGGTCCGTGGAGCGCTGGAGCAGGTACGTGTCCGCCCGGCTCACCTGCGCCAGGAGCGTCCCGTCCTCCAGCGCCGTCATCACCCAGAACGCGGCCCCACCTCGGCCCTGGCCTCGCGCGGTGAACGTGCGCCCGCCATCCGTGCTGGCGAACAAGTGCGAGCGATTCTCGGAGAGGGACACCGCGTACACCGTGCCCTCGCCATCCACCCCGAGCGGCTCGTGCGCGACATCGGAGAAGACCGTCTCCAGATAGGGAATCGACGTGCCCCCATCCGTCCCGCCATCCGAGGACGTGCCCCCATCCGTGGACGTACCGCCATCCGAGCCCGTGCCGCCGTCCTCGCTCCCTGTCGAGGACACGGTGGGCATGGCCACCCGCCTCACGTTGCCAGCGACATCCGCGTCGGAGGCGTCGCCGAAGAAGCACGGCACCTCGGAGGACCCCGCGGGCAGCGACTCCACCGCGTTGAGATAGCCTTTGTAGCTGGTGCGGCCGTCGAGCACGATGGGCCCTGAGAACACGCCGTCGCGCAGCACCCGCGCGCGCAGCTGGTAGTTCGCATTGGGCACGAGCATGTGCGTGTAGAAGACATACAACACATCACCGATGCGAGTGATTGCCGGCTGGATGGCCCAGTTCGGCGTGTCTCCCAAGAGCGTGCGCGGACCGAAGGTGTTCCCATCGAAGTGCCGATAGAAGAGGCGCTCCGTCTCGTCTTTGTAGACCAGGTGCAGCCCCCCGTGGCCGTCCTCCACCGCGCTCAGCGCGGCGCCGTGGTAGATGCCCTCGGAGAACGCGTCCCGCTGGGGGCTCCATGCGTTCAGCGGCGCGTCGTCATCGCGAATGCGCAGGCGCGTGGGCTCGAAGCCGTCGTGCATGGCGAAGAAGAAGACGAGCTTCGTCCCCACGCTGAGCAGCCGTCCTCCGCCTCGCCGCCGCACGCGCCCCAGGTCCGACTGCCGCTGAAACGTGGCGCCATTGTCCGTGGAGACGGAGATGACCGCCGTGGAAGCACCGTCCGGCTCCAGCCGGAAGGCCTGCACCCACAGGCGGCCACGGGAGTCTCGCGCGAGCAGGGCGCGGAAGAAGCCTGTCGCGTCCGTCGTCGCATCAAAGACGCGCACCGCGGGCTCGGGCACCCACGTGTGGCCCGAGGACTGATAGCGCCACCATTGAAACCAGACATCATGGCGTGACGAGGGCACCAGCCGAGGCCCCTCATAGGAATAGATGAGGGCCACGTCGCGCCCCACCGCGACCATGTCTGTCCGGTCCGTGTGCGAGCCATCCGGTTGGATGGGCGCGAACCAGCGGAAGGTGCGTCCGCCGTCATCCGAACGGAACAACCCCAGGCCCTGGTTGCCGGAGTGGCCCTGCTGGACCGCCATCAACCAGGTGGGAGGACGCCCCTCGCCCGTGTCGATTCGCACCACGTGCCGCTGCGCCGGCAAGGTGAGCGCGTTGCCCTCGCTCACCGGCATCACGGGAGTACTGCCCACCAAGAGAACCACCGCCAACAGGGCGCTCGCCAATCCCGTCATCCCACCCTCCCCTGGCCTGCGAGGATGGGTTCACGACAGGGGGATGCAACCCACGTCGGTCCCGCGACGGACCACCAGCGGACAGGTGCGCAGGCGCCCTGTCCGCACGTGCACGCATCCCCCAAGGGAGCGTGCACGGCCAGCGTGGACTACTTGCCGCGACGACGGCGCGGGGTGCCCGCGTCGGGGACAGCGGCCGGCTGCTCGGCGGGAGCCGGGGTCGCCTCGACGGCGGCGCCCGCATCCACGCCCGCGTCCGCCGCGACCGAGCCCGCGCGAGGAATGGCGGGCGGCGGGTTGACGAGCTTCAGCGAGGTGAGGAACGCATCCGCGGCCGGCGCGCCGATGCTCGGGTTGAACAACACGAGCATCGTGTACAGGCGGGGGCCCACGAGGAAGTTGCGAGCCTTCACCTCGCCCACCGCGGAGGACACCGTGTAGGACTTGCCCGGGTAGCCCTCCAGCTCGATGGCCTGCTCATCCTTCAGCGTGCCCTTGAGCTGGTTGACCAGGCCGTCGCGCCCCTCGTTGAGGAAGGCCTCGGCCGGACGCGCCGCGATGACCTTCTCCGGGTAGTCCGCGATGCTGGCCGAGTAGGTGATGCCATCCTGCGTGGTGGTGGTGAACGAGGCCGTGGCCACGTTGCCCGCGGGAATCTTCACGGTCTGCCGCTGGATCTGCGGCTCACCCGGCAGGCTGACGGTGAAGCCTTCCGGCGCGGTGAACGGCGTCAGCGCCGGTCCGGCCGGAGCCTGCTCCGCGGCCTGCTCGCCGCCGCCCTCGTTGGGGACTTCCTCCACCGACGAGGAGGCCTCACGTCCATTGGTCTTCTGCTGGCTGACACACGCACCGGCAATGAGCGCGAGGGTGGTAATCGAAGCGAGAAGAAGGCGAGACAACGGGCGCATAGGCACGCTTCCTGGTCGGAAAGAGTGGGTGGAACAGAGAGTCTTCACGGACCCTAGACGAACTGCTCTGTAACTGACTAGCCGAGATTCGAAATGCAGCCAGTTTCCTGGCTGCGAACGCAATCACCGAACGTCAGGGGCAAGACACCGGCGTGGCCGGGTTGCCGGTGTTGCGTGCGTCGTGTTGCGGCCGAGGCCAGGGCGCGGTGCTGTCCAATCCCCGGCTGTCGACAATGAATGCGTACAGGGTGCCATTGGCGCCCGGCACATACAGGGTGCCCAGGGACTCCGGACGAGCGGCGCCCGTCGAAGTCCGCGCGCAGTCCAACGCGGGCGAGCCCGAGGGCGCGTCCGCGATGACTCGCCCCACCGAATCCGAGAGGCGCCACAGACGCGTCAGGCCGGCCGTGGACCACGCGGTCACCTCGCCCACGCCCGACTGCGCTCCCGTCGCCGAGGCGGTGTAGAGCACGCCGCCCTCGCCCAGCACCGGCGCGTTGGGGAACCTGCCGGCGTTCGGCGCCGAGCGCAGCTCGCGCAGGTCCGGCACGCTCACGGCGCTCAGCGCGCCAGTGTCGCTGTGGCTCCGCCCGAAGTACGCGACCCCCGCGTCCGCCTCGGAGCCCACCACCAGGCTTTGAATCTGGCTGGCCTCGGGCGTGGACGGATACGGCTGCACGCCACCGCCATCCGCCACCTGGAAGCGCGCGAGGGTGGCCTCCGTGGCCGGCGTGACGCGCGAGCCCGCGCTCACGAGTTGCGTGGCGTCCTTCCCCAGCGCGAGGCCCGTCATGGTGAAGCCGATGCTCGGGGACGCGAAGGACGGGGTGTTCGCCCAGCCCGTGCCCCCCAACCGGTAGGCCGCCACCGACACGGCCGTGCCAAGGTACAGGTCCGTGTCCAACGCCACGCTCGCCGTGCCCAGAGGGCTGGTGGCAACGGAGAGGGTCTTGATGCATTGGGCCGAGCCCGCCCCACTGGGCCGCACGGCAATCAGGGCGTCACCGTCCGCCAACCCCGCCACCGTCTCCAGAGGGCTGCTCTCCGCGCCGAGCTTCACTTGCATCCAGGCCAGGGCGCCACCGATGCGCCCGGTGGAATCCGCGCACTTCACGGCAGGCCCCGTCGCGCCACTGGCGGCGCTGTACGCGAAGAGCCCCCACTTGGCGTTCGTCAAAGTCTGGCTGGTATCGGCGCCCACGTACACCATCTCTCTGGCCCCGGTGCCCACGCCCACCAGCGGTCCACTCGTGATGTTGCCCAGCTCATGGGACCAGAGCACCGAACCCTCGGGCCGGACCGCGAAGAGGTTGCCCTTGTCGCGCGACGTGCCGAAGAAGACGACGCCGCCCGAGCCAATGGCGGGGCTGTTGCGGATCTCCGTCGTGCCCGCGGCGAAGGACCACCGCCAGCGCGTCACCGGGATGCTCGCCTCCGCGCCGCCCACGTTGCCCACGGTGTCCGCCACCGTCGCCGTGGCGGTGAACACGCCCCGGAAGTCCGCGAGCGGCGGCGCCCACAGCGGCACCGTCACGTCGCGGCAGAAGGCCGCCGCCGCGCACGGAGTGACCTGCGCCGCGTTGGGCGAGAACTCGGCGCCCGCGCCCACGCCGCGCACGGAGATGCGCAACGAGTCCGCCGCCACGTCCGTCGCCTCCGAGCGGATCCGCACCACGGCCGTCTCGTCGCGGCGGCGCGCGGTCGGCGCGCCCGGGTCCGCGTAGGTGAAGGCCGTGCCACCGTCCCCGAGGCTGGCGGCGCCAGGCAATAGCTCCACCGTCACGGTGGGCGCCACGGCGTTCACGCGCACCGTCACCGGAGTGGAACGCGGGCCGCCATCCGCGGGATAGGCCGCGGACAGGCGGTACTCCGCATCCTCGGCAGGCGGAGACCAGCGCGTGGTGTACGTGCCGGCGTCAT is a window of Myxococcaceae bacterium JPH2 DNA encoding:
- a CDS encoding exo-alpha-sialidase is translated as MTGLASALLAVVLLVGSTPVMPVSEGNALTLPAQRHVVRIDTGEGRPPTWLMAVQQGHSGNQGLGLFRSDDGGRTFRWFAPIQPDGSHTDRTDMVAVGRDVALIYSYEGPRLVPSSRHDVWFQWWRYQSSGHTWVPEPAVRVFDATTDATGFFRALLARDSRGRLWVQAFRLEPDGASTAVISVSTDNGATFQRQSDLGRVRRRGGGRLLSVGTKLVFFFAMHDGFEPTRLRIRDDDAPLNAWSPQRDAFSEGIYHGAALSAVEDGHGGLHLVYKDETERLFYRHFDGNTFGPRTLLGDTPNWAIQPAITRIGDVLYVFYTHMLVPNANYQLRARVLRDGVFSGPIVLDGRTSYKGYLNAVESLPAGSSEVPCFFGDASDADVAGNVRRVAMPTVSSTGSEDGGTGSDGGTSTDGGTSSDGGTDGGTSIPYLETVFSDVAHEPLGVDGEGTVYAVSLSENRSHLFASTDGGRTFTARGQGRGGAAFWVMTALEDGTLLAQVSRADTYLLQRSTDRGRTWTDVLPLGRYHAASPHSFAVLGSTLFFLEYQTFSPTSVPVRLWASLDQGATWTVRATFEDRRMGVALFADPTRNVLWASFGNSRAHSAVMRSTDGGRTWSLVLSGYAATGAAGAVMDNGALLFGQATLFEPEHPKLLRLFANGRVDALLTLPGPASSLEPLPGGGWVLSTSRDDSGDVQPPEDGRVHVFTSRDGTTWHEALSFERASDAEPALMDVWGELPSGELLVRAQNVQGFGSGGKGFQVLRVRR
- a CDS encoding metal-dependent hydrolase encodes the protein MASIGHVAVGLALGRHEAGSAGWRRRVTLMGFLSLLALLPDADVIAFALRIPYAATWGHRGASHSFAFAALLSLAVAIAARGLGESATRWGFVSFLALASHGVLDSLTDGGLGPALLWPFTNARMFAPVRPLPVAPIGVGMLSPRGLYVATVEFLVFLPCWAYALWPRTRPSRA
- a CDS encoding PQQ-like beta-propeller repeat protein, with amino-acid sequence MLRNLLGAGVLLALGALAGCKPQNACSQDSDCASAALKCDTDVGLCYGVTPPEEKPDTCTPACAPYQACTVTGCKDRYSELAWLRPAGGATLDAGTTELAARLVADQYKQYPEQLAFLVERVGAGAVGTVEAVLGDDAGTYTTRWSPPAEDAEYRLSAAYPADGGPRSTPVTVRVNAVAPTVTVELLPGAASLGDGGTAFTYADPGAPTARRRDETAVVRIRSEATDVAADSLRISVRGVGAGAEFSPNAAQVTPCAAAAFCRDVTVPLWAPPLADFRGVFTATATVADTVGNVGGAEASIPVTRWRWSFAAGTTEIRNSPAIGSGGVVFFGTSRDKGNLFAVRPEGSVLWSHELGNITSGPLVGVGTGAREMVYVGADTSQTLTNAKWGLFAYSAASGATGPAVKCADSTGRIGGALAWMQVKLGAESSPLETVAGLADGDALIAVRPSGAGSAQCIKTLSVATSPLGTASVALDTDLYLGTAVSVAAYRLGGTGWANTPSFASPSIGFTMTGLALGKDATQLVSAGSRVTPATEATLARFQVADGGGVQPYPSTPEASQIQSLVVGSEADAGVAYFGRSHSDTGALSAVSVPDLRELRSAPNAGRFPNAPVLGEGGVLYTASATGAQSGVGEVTAWSTAGLTRLWRLSDSVGRVIADAPSGSPALDCARTSTGAARPESLGTLYVPGANGTLYAFIVDSRGLDSTAPWPRPQHDARNTGNPATPVSCP
- a CDS encoding peptidase, coding for MRWGGVWGMWLVAHVAVAAPQPSLESKLETGDLVFQTSRSSQSESIQRATHSPLSHVGLVEVTSSGVFVVEAVQPVKRTPFAAWRARGAEGHILVLRPQALDAAHRQRAVTEAKRHLGKPYDARFGWGDDAMYCSELVRKAYARGAGVEYGQMERLDSLDLADVKAALSRRYRGRVPANLELVTPVSLSKDERMARVFSDFPSLP
- a CDS encoding methyltransferase domain-containing protein, with protein sequence MWDPRQYSHFRGERSRPFFELLSRVEVATPAEVADLGCGTGDLTRVLAERWPGARVTGVDSSEAMVAEARVREVPANLRFEVADLATWAPPRPLDVLVSNAALHWVPDHAALLTRLAGTLAPEGVLAFQVPANFEAPSHRLVDEVRALPRFASKVAPVRRRPVETLETYETLLAGLGLSVEAWETTYLHVLPGEDAVLAWLLGTTLRPVLAALGPEESPAFLDALRPRLREAYPAYPRGTPFRFTRRFVVARRVS
- the thpR gene encoding RNA 2',3'-cyclic phosphodiesterase encodes the protein MRLFTAVTLGADVEARATEGMRALRDRAPRARFVQPEGLHLTLLFLGDVPESRLDSLREALEPVGVMHAPFTLSVGGGGFFGPPAHPRVLWADVRGDVTALKALQAEVAQALEPLGFTSDHAEYTAHLTLARTREPRGDPALADCARALVGSDWGHARVDGFVLFESRNGQYVPRLEVPLIA